The Corvus hawaiiensis isolate bCorHaw1 chromosome 7, bCorHaw1.pri.cur, whole genome shotgun sequence genome contains a region encoding:
- the TNS1 gene encoding tensin-1 isoform X11 gives MDFGSVMNQAVTPCSPTVNYELDATKSPRSGQSRCKTSRSMSLTAAMESSCELDLVYITERIIAVSYPSAAEEQSYSSNLREVAHMLKSKHGNNYVLFNLSERRRDVNKLHPKVLDFGWPDMHTPALEKICSICKAMDTWLNAATHNVVVLHNKGNRGRLGVVVAAYMHYSNISASADQALDRFAMKRFYEDKVVPVGQPSQKRYIHYFSGLLSGSIKMNNKPLFLHHVIMHGIPNFESKGGCRPFLKIYQAMQPVYTSGIYNVQGDSQTGICITIEPGLLLKGDILLKCYHKKFRSPTRDVIFRVQFHTCAVHDLDVVFGKEDLDEAFRDDRFPEYGKVEFVFSYGPEKIQGMEHLENGPSVSVDYNTSDPLIRWDSYENFNIQREDSAEGAWAEPPLPSKHLEKEVGHTQGPLDGSLYAKVKKKDSLHGSTGAVNAARLPLSAAPNHVEHTLSVSSDSGNSTASTKTDRTDEPGVTGAPSGQAVLSPEEKQELDRLLVGFGLESAPPMHNHVPGPVPARLPAMPGRHVVPAQVHVNGNAAALVAERETDILDDELPNQDGHSVGSLGTLSSLDGTTTASETGYQEAPRVGSLSSLPNGPSSCNGAEKLLKEGLYDAEPLSNGGYPYNNQNTLMGHHLHDTLPSLRPSASTQEHLAGYPQRLPGSHAPGWLQPQPLPSSQPYLYAYDHPGTYRSRSFPAVDTAKYDVNPALPQAPARSTSSREAVQRGLNSWQQQGGSRPPSRLQEGGMESHSPSISSCSPQPSPLQTVPPHSHSMPEFPRAPSRREIEQSIEALDVLMLDLAPAVHKSQSVPATSRQDKPAGSLPSSLSTQPIAGLYSRPAPQVAQPRSFGTSVSPVVTEPGAKAYSPGELDYGVHEYRETYSPYSYQLAPLPEPRSYSHAPGGTQMGTVSLSTSCYSPLGSQQQLTSSPPSPTVPAQNQTPLKGPESYEDLSRSAEEPLNLEGLVAHRVAEYNAKLRELNKSTKVPRPPLNQQRSFSGVQSREKPLEESAVPARKRTPSDSHYEKSSPEPSSPRSPTVLSPEVVSTIAANPGGRPKEPHLHSYKEAFEEMEGASPTSPPSSGGEISPPTPAFPVSPQTPYSNSLRSPPGLAKTPLSALGLKPHNPAEILLHPVGELEGEAGGDSEEEPRSYVESVARTATTGRGGTLPAAQPAAQPTAQPAAQPGGPEVPTRNGTFSNSFIAPSPVSTSSPIHSMDGASLRSYPSEGSPHGTVTPPHASAEPLYRSPVGLQMPSAHSSYQNSSPSSFAMVQGGVPGSAYSSPDYADGRAGLQPEPQARPQPQVNVVGVHTLPGSPRSLHRTVATNTPPSPGFGRRAINPNLSGAPGSPGLSRHAVVAHGNLVAPPGSPSLSRHQSAAATSPGSPLYGYSSPEERHLTLSRQSSSSGYQPPSTPSFPVSPAYYPGTSTPHSSSPDSAAYRQGSPTSQPALPEKRRMSAGDRSNSLPNYATVNGKMSSPLSSGMSSPSGGSAVAFSHTLPDFSKFSMPDISPETRANVKFVQDTSKYWYKPDISREQAIALLKDREPGAFIIRDSHSFRGAYGLAMKVASPPPTVMQQNKKGDLTNELVRHFLIETSSRGVKLKGCPNEPNFGCLSALVYQHSITPLALPCKLVIPDRDPMEEKKDSMSATNSATDLLKQGAACNVLFINSVEMESLTGPQAISKAVAETLVADPTPTATIVHFKVSAQGITLTDNQRKLFFRRHYPLNTVTFCDLDPQERKWTKTDGSGPAKLFGFVARKQGSTTDNICHLFAELDPDQPAAAIVNFVSRVMLGSGQKR, from the exons GCTGTGACCCCCTGCTCCCCCACTGTCAACTATGAGCTG GATGCCACAAAATCCCCCAGGAGTGGGCAGTCACGCTGCAAAACATCCAG GAGCATGAGCCTGACTGCAGCCATGGagagcagctgtgagctggaCCTGGTGTACATCACGGAGCGGATCATCGCCGTCTCCTACCCCAGCGCGGCCGAGGAGCAGAGTTACTCCAGCAACCTCCGTGAAGTGGCCCACATGCTCAAGTCCAAGCATGGGAACAACTATGTG CTTTTCAACCTCTCTGAGCGGAGACGTGATGTCAACAAACTTCACCCCAAG GTGCTGGATTTTGGGTGGCCTGACATGCACACACCTGCGCTGGAGAAGATCTGCAGCATTTGCAAAGCCATGGACACGTGGCTCAACGCGGCGACACACAACGTGGTGGTGCTGCACAACAAG ggGAACCGTGGCCGGCTGGGGGTGGTAGTCGCTGCCTACATGCACTACAGCAACATCTCAGCCAG TGCTGACCAGGCTCTAGACAGGTTTGCCATGAAGCGCTTCTACGAGGACAAGGTGGTGCCGGTGGGACAGCCATCCCAGAAGAG GTACATCCATTACTTCAGTGGGCTCCTCTCTGGCAGCATCAAGATGAACAACAAGCCCCTCTTCCTCCACCATGTCATCATGCACGGCATCCCCAACTTTGAGTCGAAAGGAG GTTGTCGGCCCTTCCTGAAAATCTACCAGGCCATGCAGCCCGTCTACACCTCGGGGATCTA CAATGTGCAAGGAGACAGCCAGACGGGCATCTGCATCACCATTGAGCCTGGCTTGCTGCTCAAGGGTGATATCTTG ctgaagtGCTACCACAAGAAGTTTCGCAGCCCTACCCGTGACGTGATTTTCCGTGTGCAGTTCCACACGTGTGCTGTGCATGATCTTGATGTCGTCTTTGGCAAGGAGGACCTGGATGAGGCCTTCAGAG ATGACCGCTTCCCCGAGTATGGGAAGGTGGAGTTTGTGTTCTCCTATGGCCCTGAGAAGATCCAAG GCATGGAGCACCTGGAGAACGGGCCCAGTGTTTCTGTGGACTACAACACGTCCGACCCACTCATCCGCTGGGACTCCTACGAGAACTTCAACATCCAGCGTGAGGACAGTGCAGAGGGGGCCTGGGCTGAGCCACCCCTGCCCAGCAAGCACCTGGAGAAAG AAGTTGGGCACACGCAAGGGCCCCTGGATGGGAGCCTCTACGCtaaagtgaagaagaaagactCCCTTCACGGCAGCACCGGTGCCGTCAACGCTGCCCGACTCCCGCTCTCGGCAGCACCCAACCACGTCGAGCACACACTCTCAGTGAGCAGCGACTCGGGCAATTCCACCGCCTCCACCAAGACCGACCGGACTGATGAGCCGGGGGTGACCGGGGCACCCAGTGGCCAGGCGGTGttgagccctgaggagaagcaggagctggatcGTCTCCTTGTTGGCTTTGGCTTGGAGAGTGCGCCGCCCATGCACAACCACGTGCCCGGCCCTGTGCCGGCACGCCTGCCCGCCATGCCGGGCCGCCACGTGGTGCCGGCTCAGGTGCACGTCAATGGGAATGCCGCGGCACTGGTGGCCGAGCGGGAGACGGATATCTTGGATGATGAGCTGCCCAACCAGGACGGGCACAGCGTGGGCAGCCTGGGCACGCTCTCCTCCTTGGATGGCACAACCACTGCCAGTGAGACCGGCTACCAGGAAGCACCCCGGGTGGGCAGCCTGTCGTCGCTGCCCAATGGCCCCTCGAGCTGCAATGGGGCTGAGAAGCTGCTGAAGGAGGGGCTGTACGATGCTGAGCCGCTCTCCAATGGTGGCTACCCCTACAACAACCAGAACACCCTGATGGGCCACCACCTCCATGACACGCTGCCTTCCTTGCGGCCCTCGGCATCCACTCAGGAGCACCTGGCTGGCTACCCACAGCGCCTGCCAGGCTCCCATGCCCCAGGGTGGCTCCAGCCTCAGccactgcccagctcccagccctacCTGTATGCCTACGACCACCCCGGAACCTACCGCTCCCGGTCCTTCCCGGCAGTGGACACTGCCAAGTACGATGTGAACCCGGCGCTGCCCCAGGCCCCGGCTCGCAGCACCAGCAGCCGGGAGGCTGTGCAGAGGGGCTTGAATTCCTGGCAACAGCAAGGAGGAAGCCGGCCACCTTCCCGGCTGCAGGAGGGCGGCATGGAGAGCCACAGCCCCAGCATCTCtagctgcagcccccagcccagcccgctgCAGACGGTGCCCCCTCACAGCCACAGCATGCCTGAATTCCCCCGGGCGCCCTCTCGCCGGGAGATTGAGCAGTCCATCGAAGCACTGGATGTCCTCATGCTAGACCTCGCACCTGCTGTCCACAAGTCGCAGAGTGTGCCTGCCACATCCCGTCAGGACAAGCCAGCCGGatccctgccttcctccctttcGACCCAGCCCATTGCTGGTCTCTACTCCCGGCCAGCTCCGCAGGTGGCCCAGCCGAGGTCCTTTGGCACGTCTGTGAGCCCCGTGGTCACCGAGCCCGGGGCCAAAGCCTATTCTCCCGGAGAGCTGGACTATGGGGTGCATGAGTATCGGGAAACCTATTCACCCTACAGCTACCAGCTGGCACCGCTGCCGGAGCCCAGGAGCTACAGCCACGCCCCAGGTGGAACACAGATGGGCACTGTCTCACTCAGCACCTCGTGCTACAGCCCTCTGGGGTCTCAGCAGCAACTCAcctcctccccaccttcccccaCTGTCCCAGCACAAAACCAGACGCCCCTCAAGGGACCGGAGAGCTATGAAGACCTGTCGAGGTCGGCAGAAGAGCCCTTGAATCTGGAGGGCCTGGTGGCCCACAGGGTGGCAG AGTACAACGCCAAGCTCAGGGAACTCAACAAGAGCACCAAAGTCCCCCGTCCTCCTCTGAACCAGCAACGGTCCTTCTCTG GGGTGCAGTCCCGGGAGAAGCCTCTGGAGGAGAGCGCTGTCCCTGCCCGCAAGCGGACCCCCAGTGACAGCCACTATGAGAAGAGCTCACCAGAGCCCAGCTCGCCCCGCAGCCCCACCGTCCTCTCACCTGAGGTGGTCAGCACCATCGCGGCCAACCCTGGAGGGAGGCCCAAGGAG CCTCACCTCCACAGCTACAAGGAAGCCTTCGAGGAGATGGAGGGTGCCTCCCCCACCAGCCCACCCTCCAGCGGCGGTGAGatttctccccccaccccagccttCCCTGTGTCACCACAAACCCCTTACTCCAACAGCT TGCGTTCTCCCCCTGGCCTGGCCAAGACCCCGCTCTCAGCACTGGGGCTGAAACCCCACAACCCGGCTGAGATCCTGCTGCATCCAGTGGGAG AACTAGAAGGGGAAGCAGGCGGTGACTCTGAAGAAG AGCCCAGGAGCTATGTTGAGTCAGTGGCCCGCACGGCCACAACGGGCAGGGGAGGGACACTGCCCGCTGCCCAGCCTGCTGCCCAGCCCACTGCTCAGCCCGCTGCCCAGCCCGGAGGCCCAGAGGTGCCCACGAGGAATGGCACTTTCTCCAACTCCTTCATCGCCCCCAGCCCTGTCTCCACCAGCAGCCCTATTCACAGCATGGATGG GGCCTCCCTCCGCAGCTACCCATCAGAAGGCAGCCCCCATGGCACGGTTACGCCTCCCCATGCCTCTGCTGAGCCCCTGTACCGGTCACCTGTTGGCTTGCAGATGccctctgctcacagcagctACCAAAACTCGTCTCCATCTTCCTTTGCAATGGTCCAAGGAGGGGTCCCGGGCTCTGCATACAGCAGCCCCGACTACGCTGATGGCCGAGCTGGCCTCCAGCCAGAACCCCAAGCTCGGCCACAGCCACAGGTCAATGTGGTGGGGGTGCACACCCTGCCAGGGAGCCCCCGCAGCCTGCACCGGACAGTGGCTACGAATACACCGCCCAGCCCTGGCTTCGGGCGAAGAGCCATCAACCCCAACCTGAGTGGTGCTCCcggcagccctgggctgagcaggCATGCTGTGGTGGCCCATGGCAACCTGGTGGCCCCACCAGGGAGCCCCAGCCTGTCCAGGCACCAATCAGCAGCAGCCACATCCCCTGGCAGCCCCCTGTATGGCTACTCCAGCCCGGAGGAAAGGCACCTGACGCTGTCtcggcagagcagctcctctggctACCAGCCTCCCTCCACGCCGTCCTTCCCTGTCTCCCCAGCATACTACCCCGGCACGAGCACGCCGCACTCCTCCTCCCCAGACTCGGCTGCCTACCGCCAGGGCAGCCCCACGTCGCAGCCTGCGCTGCCTGAGAAGCGGCGGATGTCAGCTGGGGACCGCTCCAACAGCCTCCCCAACTACGCCACTGTCAACGGCAAGATGTCCTCACCCCTCTCCAGCGGCATGTCCAGCCCCAGCGGTGGGAGCGCCGTTGCCTTCTCCCACACTCTGCCGGACTTCTCCAAGTTCTCCATGCCAG ACATCAGTCCTGAGACTCGTGCCAATGTCAAGTTTGTGCAGGATACTTCTAAGTACTGGTACAAACCAGACATCTCCAGGGAGCAGG CCATTGCCCTGCTGAAGGACAGGGAGCCGGGGGCTTTCATCATCCGAGACAGCCACTCCTTCCGGGGAGCCTATGGCCTCGCCATGAAAGTCGCTTCTCCGCCTCCCACGGTCATGCAGCAGAACAAGAAAG GAGATTTGACTAATGAGCTGGTGAGGCACTTCCTCATCGAGACTAGCTCACGAGGTGTGAAACTAAAAGGATGTCCCAATGAGCCTAATTTTG gcTGTCTCTCGGCACTGGTGTACCAGCACTCCATCACGCCCTTGGCCCTGCCCTGCAAGCTGGTCATTCCTGACCGAG ATCCgatggaggaaaagaaagactcTATGTCAGCCACCAACTCAGCCACGGACCTCCTCAAACAGGGTGCAG cctgcaacgtCCTCTTCATCAATTCAGTGGAGATGGAGTCTCTGACAGGCCCCCAGGCCATCTCGAAGGCTGTTGCTGAGACGCTGGTGGCTGACCCCACGCCCACAGCTACCATTGTTCACTTCAAAGTCTCCGCACAAGGCATCACCTTAACGGATAACCAGAGGAA
- the TNS1 gene encoding tensin-1 isoform X1 yields the protein MCPQDLEAPPAHTFKMTSFKKVKACGICRQAITRQGSTCRGCKLSCHTKCQAKAVTPCSPTVNYELPSPGESITKQVEVLDATKSPRSGQSRCKTSRSMSLTAAMESSCELDLVYITERIIAVSYPSAAEEQSYSSNLREVAHMLKSKHGNNYVLFNLSERRRDVNKLHPKVLDFGWPDMHTPALEKICSICKAMDTWLNAATHNVVVLHNKGNRGRLGVVVAAYMHYSNISASADQALDRFAMKRFYEDKVVPVGQPSQKRYIHYFSGLLSGSIKMNNKPLFLHHVIMHGIPNFESKGGCRPFLKIYQAMQPVYTSGIYNVQGDSQTGICITIEPGLLLKGDILLKCYHKKFRSPTRDVIFRVQFHTCAVHDLDVVFGKEDLDEAFRDDRFPEYGKVEFVFSYGPEKIQGMEHLENGPSVSVDYNTSDPLIRWDSYENFNIQREDSAEGAWAEPPLPSKHLEKEVGHTQGPLDGSLYAKVKKKDSLHGSTGAVNAARLPLSAAPNHVEHTLSVSSDSGNSTASTKTDRTDEPGVTGAPSGQAVLSPEEKQELDRLLVGFGLESAPPMHNHVPGPVPARLPAMPGRHVVPAQVHVNGNAAALVAERETDILDDELPNQDGHSVGSLGTLSSLDGTTTASETGYQEAPRVGSLSSLPNGPSSCNGAEKLLKEGLYDAEPLSNGGYPYNNQNTLMGHHLHDTLPSLRPSASTQEHLAGYPQRLPGSHAPGWLQPQPLPSSQPYLYAYDHPGTYRSRSFPAVDTAKYDVNPALPQAPARSTSSREAVQRGLNSWQQQGGSRPPSRLQEGGMESHSPSISSCSPQPSPLQTVPPHSHSMPEFPRAPSRREIEQSIEALDVLMLDLAPAVHKSQSVPATSRQDKPAGSLPSSLSTQPIAGLYSRPAPQVAQPRSFGTSVSPVVTEPGAKAYSPGELDYGVHEYRETYSPYSYQLAPLPEPRSYSHAPGGTQMGTVSLSTSCYSPLGSQQQLTSSPPSPTVPAQNQTPLKGPESYEDLSRSAEEPLNLEGLVAHRVAEYNAKLRELNKSTKVPRPPLNQQRSFSGVQSREKPLEESAVPARKRTPSDSHYEKSSPEPSSPRSPTVLSPEVVSTIAANPGGRPKEPHLHSYKEAFEEMEGASPTSPPSSGGEISPPTPAFPVSPQTPYSNSLRSPPGLAKTPLSALGLKPHNPAEILLHPVGELEGEAGGDSEEEPRSYVESVARTATTGRGGTLPAAQPAAQPTAQPAAQPGGPEVPTRNGTFSNSFIAPSPVSTSSPIHSMDGASLRSYPSEGSPHGTVTPPHASAEPLYRSPVGLQMPSAHSSYQNSSPSSFAMVQGGVPGSAYSSPDYADGRAGLQPEPQARPQPQVNVVGVHTLPGSPRSLHRTVATNTPPSPGFGRRAINPNLSGAPGSPGLSRHAVVAHGNLVAPPGSPSLSRHQSAAATSPGSPLYGYSSPEERHLTLSRQSSSSGYQPPSTPSFPVSPAYYPGTSTPHSSSPDSAAYRQGSPTSQPALPEKRRMSAGDRSNSLPNYATVNGKMSSPLSSGMSSPSGGSAVAFSHTLPDFSKFSMPDISPETRANVKFVQDTSKYWYKPDISREQAIALLKDREPGAFIIRDSHSFRGAYGLAMKVASPPPTVMQQNKKGDLTNELVRHFLIETSSRGVKLKGCPNEPNFGCLSALVYQHSITPLALPCKLVIPDRDPMEEKKDSMSATNSATDLLKQGAACNVLFINSVEMESLTGPQAISKAVAETLVADPTPTATIVHFKVSAQGITLTDNQRKLFFRRHYPLNTVTFCDLDPQERKWTKTDGSGPAKLFGFVARKQGSTTDNICHLFAELDPDQPAAAIVNFVSRVMLGSGQKR from the exons GCTGTGACCCCCTGCTCCCCCACTGTCAACTATGAGCTG ccatcCCCGGGGGAGAGCATCACCAAGCAGGTAGAAGTCCTG GATGCCACAAAATCCCCCAGGAGTGGGCAGTCACGCTGCAAAACATCCAG GAGCATGAGCCTGACTGCAGCCATGGagagcagctgtgagctggaCCTGGTGTACATCACGGAGCGGATCATCGCCGTCTCCTACCCCAGCGCGGCCGAGGAGCAGAGTTACTCCAGCAACCTCCGTGAAGTGGCCCACATGCTCAAGTCCAAGCATGGGAACAACTATGTG CTTTTCAACCTCTCTGAGCGGAGACGTGATGTCAACAAACTTCACCCCAAG GTGCTGGATTTTGGGTGGCCTGACATGCACACACCTGCGCTGGAGAAGATCTGCAGCATTTGCAAAGCCATGGACACGTGGCTCAACGCGGCGACACACAACGTGGTGGTGCTGCACAACAAG ggGAACCGTGGCCGGCTGGGGGTGGTAGTCGCTGCCTACATGCACTACAGCAACATCTCAGCCAG TGCTGACCAGGCTCTAGACAGGTTTGCCATGAAGCGCTTCTACGAGGACAAGGTGGTGCCGGTGGGACAGCCATCCCAGAAGAG GTACATCCATTACTTCAGTGGGCTCCTCTCTGGCAGCATCAAGATGAACAACAAGCCCCTCTTCCTCCACCATGTCATCATGCACGGCATCCCCAACTTTGAGTCGAAAGGAG GTTGTCGGCCCTTCCTGAAAATCTACCAGGCCATGCAGCCCGTCTACACCTCGGGGATCTA CAATGTGCAAGGAGACAGCCAGACGGGCATCTGCATCACCATTGAGCCTGGCTTGCTGCTCAAGGGTGATATCTTG ctgaagtGCTACCACAAGAAGTTTCGCAGCCCTACCCGTGACGTGATTTTCCGTGTGCAGTTCCACACGTGTGCTGTGCATGATCTTGATGTCGTCTTTGGCAAGGAGGACCTGGATGAGGCCTTCAGAG ATGACCGCTTCCCCGAGTATGGGAAGGTGGAGTTTGTGTTCTCCTATGGCCCTGAGAAGATCCAAG GCATGGAGCACCTGGAGAACGGGCCCAGTGTTTCTGTGGACTACAACACGTCCGACCCACTCATCCGCTGGGACTCCTACGAGAACTTCAACATCCAGCGTGAGGACAGTGCAGAGGGGGCCTGGGCTGAGCCACCCCTGCCCAGCAAGCACCTGGAGAAAG AAGTTGGGCACACGCAAGGGCCCCTGGATGGGAGCCTCTACGCtaaagtgaagaagaaagactCCCTTCACGGCAGCACCGGTGCCGTCAACGCTGCCCGACTCCCGCTCTCGGCAGCACCCAACCACGTCGAGCACACACTCTCAGTGAGCAGCGACTCGGGCAATTCCACCGCCTCCACCAAGACCGACCGGACTGATGAGCCGGGGGTGACCGGGGCACCCAGTGGCCAGGCGGTGttgagccctgaggagaagcaggagctggatcGTCTCCTTGTTGGCTTTGGCTTGGAGAGTGCGCCGCCCATGCACAACCACGTGCCCGGCCCTGTGCCGGCACGCCTGCCCGCCATGCCGGGCCGCCACGTGGTGCCGGCTCAGGTGCACGTCAATGGGAATGCCGCGGCACTGGTGGCCGAGCGGGAGACGGATATCTTGGATGATGAGCTGCCCAACCAGGACGGGCACAGCGTGGGCAGCCTGGGCACGCTCTCCTCCTTGGATGGCACAACCACTGCCAGTGAGACCGGCTACCAGGAAGCACCCCGGGTGGGCAGCCTGTCGTCGCTGCCCAATGGCCCCTCGAGCTGCAATGGGGCTGAGAAGCTGCTGAAGGAGGGGCTGTACGATGCTGAGCCGCTCTCCAATGGTGGCTACCCCTACAACAACCAGAACACCCTGATGGGCCACCACCTCCATGACACGCTGCCTTCCTTGCGGCCCTCGGCATCCACTCAGGAGCACCTGGCTGGCTACCCACAGCGCCTGCCAGGCTCCCATGCCCCAGGGTGGCTCCAGCCTCAGccactgcccagctcccagccctacCTGTATGCCTACGACCACCCCGGAACCTACCGCTCCCGGTCCTTCCCGGCAGTGGACACTGCCAAGTACGATGTGAACCCGGCGCTGCCCCAGGCCCCGGCTCGCAGCACCAGCAGCCGGGAGGCTGTGCAGAGGGGCTTGAATTCCTGGCAACAGCAAGGAGGAAGCCGGCCACCTTCCCGGCTGCAGGAGGGCGGCATGGAGAGCCACAGCCCCAGCATCTCtagctgcagcccccagcccagcccgctgCAGACGGTGCCCCCTCACAGCCACAGCATGCCTGAATTCCCCCGGGCGCCCTCTCGCCGGGAGATTGAGCAGTCCATCGAAGCACTGGATGTCCTCATGCTAGACCTCGCACCTGCTGTCCACAAGTCGCAGAGTGTGCCTGCCACATCCCGTCAGGACAAGCCAGCCGGatccctgccttcctccctttcGACCCAGCCCATTGCTGGTCTCTACTCCCGGCCAGCTCCGCAGGTGGCCCAGCCGAGGTCCTTTGGCACGTCTGTGAGCCCCGTGGTCACCGAGCCCGGGGCCAAAGCCTATTCTCCCGGAGAGCTGGACTATGGGGTGCATGAGTATCGGGAAACCTATTCACCCTACAGCTACCAGCTGGCACCGCTGCCGGAGCCCAGGAGCTACAGCCACGCCCCAGGTGGAACACAGATGGGCACTGTCTCACTCAGCACCTCGTGCTACAGCCCTCTGGGGTCTCAGCAGCAACTCAcctcctccccaccttcccccaCTGTCCCAGCACAAAACCAGACGCCCCTCAAGGGACCGGAGAGCTATGAAGACCTGTCGAGGTCGGCAGAAGAGCCCTTGAATCTGGAGGGCCTGGTGGCCCACAGGGTGGCAG AGTACAACGCCAAGCTCAGGGAACTCAACAAGAGCACCAAAGTCCCCCGTCCTCCTCTGAACCAGCAACGGTCCTTCTCTG GGGTGCAGTCCCGGGAGAAGCCTCTGGAGGAGAGCGCTGTCCCTGCCCGCAAGCGGACCCCCAGTGACAGCCACTATGAGAAGAGCTCACCAGAGCCCAGCTCGCCCCGCAGCCCCACCGTCCTCTCACCTGAGGTGGTCAGCACCATCGCGGCCAACCCTGGAGGGAGGCCCAAGGAG CCTCACCTCCACAGCTACAAGGAAGCCTTCGAGGAGATGGAGGGTGCCTCCCCCACCAGCCCACCCTCCAGCGGCGGTGAGatttctccccccaccccagccttCCCTGTGTCACCACAAACCCCTTACTCCAACAGCT TGCGTTCTCCCCCTGGCCTGGCCAAGACCCCGCTCTCAGCACTGGGGCTGAAACCCCACAACCCGGCTGAGATCCTGCTGCATCCAGTGGGAG AACTAGAAGGGGAAGCAGGCGGTGACTCTGAAGAAG AGCCCAGGAGCTATGTTGAGTCAGTGGCCCGCACGGCCACAACGGGCAGGGGAGGGACACTGCCCGCTGCCCAGCCTGCTGCCCAGCCCACTGCTCAGCCCGCTGCCCAGCCCGGAGGCCCAGAGGTGCCCACGAGGAATGGCACTTTCTCCAACTCCTTCATCGCCCCCAGCCCTGTCTCCACCAGCAGCCCTATTCACAGCATGGATGG GGCCTCCCTCCGCAGCTACCCATCAGAAGGCAGCCCCCATGGCACGGTTACGCCTCCCCATGCCTCTGCTGAGCCCCTGTACCGGTCACCTGTTGGCTTGCAGATGccctctgctcacagcagctACCAAAACTCGTCTCCATCTTCCTTTGCAATGGTCCAAGGAGGGGTCCCGGGCTCTGCATACAGCAGCCCCGACTACGCTGATGGCCGAGCTGGCCTCCAGCCAGAACCCCAAGCTCGGCCACAGCCACAGGTCAATGTGGTGGGGGTGCACACCCTGCCAGGGAGCCCCCGCAGCCTGCACCGGACAGTGGCTACGAATACACCGCCCAGCCCTGGCTTCGGGCGAAGAGCCATCAACCCCAACCTGAGTGGTGCTCCcggcagccctgggctgagcaggCATGCTGTGGTGGCCCATGGCAACCTGGTGGCCCCACCAGGGAGCCCCAGCCTGTCCAGGCACCAATCAGCAGCAGCCACATCCCCTGGCAGCCCCCTGTATGGCTACTCCAGCCCGGAGGAAAGGCACCTGACGCTGTCtcggcagagcagctcctctggctACCAGCCTCCCTCCACGCCGTCCTTCCCTGTCTCCCCAGCATACTACCCCGGCACGAGCACGCCGCACTCCTCCTCCCCAGACTCGGCTGCCTACCGCCAGGGCAGCCCCACGTCGCAGCCTGCGCTGCCTGAGAAGCGGCGGATGTCAGCTGGGGACCGCTCCAACAGCCTCCCCAACTACGCCACTGTCAACGGCAAGATGTCCTCACCCCTCTCCAGCGGCATGTCCAGCCCCAGCGGTGGGAGCGCCGTTGCCTTCTCCCACACTCTGCCGGACTTCTCCAAGTTCTCCATGCCAG ACATCAGTCCTGAGACTCGTGCCAATGTCAAGTTTGTGCAGGATACTTCTAAGTACTGGTACAAACCAGACATCTCCAGGGAGCAGG CCATTGCCCTGCTGAAGGACAGGGAGCCGGGGGCTTTCATCATCCGAGACAGCCACTCCTTCCGGGGAGCCTATGGCCTCGCCATGAAAGTCGCTTCTCCGCCTCCCACGGTCATGCAGCAGAACAAGAAAG GAGATTTGACTAATGAGCTGGTGAGGCACTTCCTCATCGAGACTAGCTCACGAGGTGTGAAACTAAAAGGATGTCCCAATGAGCCTAATTTTG gcTGTCTCTCGGCACTGGTGTACCAGCACTCCATCACGCCCTTGGCCCTGCCCTGCAAGCTGGTCATTCCTGACCGAG ATCCgatggaggaaaagaaagactcTATGTCAGCCACCAACTCAGCCACGGACCTCCTCAAACAGGGTGCAG cctgcaacgtCCTCTTCATCAATTCAGTGGAGATGGAGTCTCTGACAGGCCCCCAGGCCATCTCGAAGGCTGTTGCTGAGACGCTGGTGGCTGACCCCACGCCCACAGCTACCATTGTTCACTTCAAAGTCTCCGCACAAGGCATCACCTTAACGGATAACCAGAGGAA